The Medicago truncatula cultivar Jemalong A17 chromosome 7, MtrunA17r5.0-ANR, whole genome shotgun sequence genome includes the window TAGCAAATGTAGTGAATTCCATTCATTAAACACTTTTCACaacttaataaattattatctaCTCACAAGTTGACCATGCTTAATATATCCAAGTGCTAAAAATGCATACAAAACACAAGTATCCACACAAACATAACTAAGTCGTCATTAAATTTCACATAATTCAACACAAAAGGTTTTAGCTCATAGTGAGCAAAGAAGAAAACATCAACAAGGGTCTTAGATACATTAGAATTTAGAacataatatgagaaaatgttaagtATTCCAAGAgaacattaaaaagaaaaaatgatctTTCAACCACCAGTGTTACGAGGTGACAGTGACACGATTCCTTGCTTCGGTCTTCATTGGGCAGTAATGGAGGAAATTGTTACAAATCAAGGTGGCTATATAAGAAAGTATTGAAGCAATACACTCACAAATAAGAATAAAAGCACATAGGCAATATAACCTAATAAAGTAAAAAGTGAATATGACAATTGGATGAAAGGGAAAAAGAAGTAGGAATACCCAAACGATcaaagagagataaaaaaaacacaagaataatGGGAAGAAAGAACCTTAGAGCTATGCTTGATCTATTCACAAGCAGTCACAATATAGAAACTGCACATTTTCAATGGAAAAGATAGGAACAACAAAAATAGTTTTCTCAAATTGATAGTCTATTCCACTTGTTTGTCTTCAATGTGATTGAATTTGtacgttatattttttttgtgtacaAATTTGTATGTTATAAATGAGTTTAAAGTGCCCCTTGTACAAAGTCAAGTAAATCACCACCTTTTGTAAAAAATCAGACAGCCTGTGCCATATACTTGGCAAACCAATTTCAACTATCAATCAAATTAATGTCGATGTCAATATCATGCTATAGTCACATTTTTACTGCAGAGAATTCAATGATTCTAATAAAAgttgaaaaacataaaagagagtattgaatttaaaattgtaGTAATAAAGTGAGATTCATAAAGTACAGCATGTAATTACATCCATCATCTCATTAGCACACACATAAGCAAATAGAAACTAACAGagtaattaatttgtttacttAACAAAGTATGGAAGATCCAAAACATAAAGAAGGAAGTAAGCCCAAGTAACACCAGAAATTCCTCCAAAGAAAAACCCACCAGTGAACTTGGACCAACCATCAGCTGTTTGGAGTGGATCGGGCTGCTTCTTACGGCCCGTTAAGGTCAAAGATGGAGCAATTGATGGATCACCTTCATTGAATGATGAAACTCCATAGATTGTAAGGCAAATGCTGAGGATAACAATTAGCCCAGCAGCTGCAAGAGAGCCTGCTGATCCGGCGTATTCGGTGTTCCTTAGAGGCCCGGCTTTAACGAACGGGCCTACGAGGAAGAATCCGTGGGCTAAGCCAACTTCAATTCCCCTAAGTAGTGGGTTCACTGCAGTTCTGTAGCCTGGTAGGTTGGAGAGGTACCATGCAACAAGTGGGCTTGATGTAACTGGAGTTTCAAGGCTTCCAATGAATGGATCACCATTGATTGGTTGAATCACTTGGTAGTTTGGCTGCAACAATGGAAGTTTCCAATTGAAATAAATGACTCAATTTCAGGACTAAGCTTTTGTCAAAGTTGTTAATAATAGGACTAAACTGAAATTTAAAACTAGTTAAGATATGTTAACTAAAATTAGTTTGGCCAAATATCAATCATCAGTGGCTTCTTATTGAACGTTAATGCCTTATTACTCAAACAAACCTACATAATgaacatgtatatatataaacgTGACAACATATATACCAATTGAAATCTTAATCTATAAGCAAAGAGAATATACATAAGTAATAGGAGGAAGTGGCTTACCTTTTCAGATTGGATGGCCTTAACAGTGAAGTTAAATTGCCTTCTAGAAGGTAATTGATGGAGTGGGGAAGAGCCACAAAGTCCTCTAGGTGTGACCAAAGGTCTAGTGAAGCTGGACTTGAGTTGGCTTGCCATAGGAGAAGCAGCTGCCATGACTTAAAGTTCTGTTGATTCCACAAGTGATTGAAATGAGGGACCAGAGTGGCTAAGTACTTCCATAGTTCAATGCAAATTCAAGGTTTGTGGCTGTTGAAGTCCCTCACTTCTCATTGGCTGATATGCATTTCAAAATCTTATCGCTTTATCCAAAACAAAATCCATCCTTTCATATTTGACtgatatttatatgtttttatggACCATTTTGGGTTGAGTAAAAAAAGGCCATCTTTGAAAGCCCACATATCAAGCCTTGAAAGTCGTGTAAGCTTCTGAAAATTACTTTTCTCCCTTTCAAAATTGTTTATTCCCTCGACtcaagttaactcacgctcgacatttttcagcggtagttaactcaCATTGATATTTTTAAGATCAGTTGACCTGACATAAAAAGTGAGTGAATCAATCTAAAAAGTGTCGGTGTGAATTAGCTACCGATGAAAAATGCCGAACGTGAATTAACCCCCGTTGGATTAAGGGaatgaaaaattttaaaagggagAAGAACAATTTTCTAAACCCTAAGGCTTGTTGGTTAGGAAATTAAGAGCCCTCACATATATACCtataaaatagtcatttttaAGTatagttatgttttttttcattaacTTTTTCTAATAGTGTTATAGGTAGAAAATATATGTATCTTTGTATACTGGACATATATGATGAGTTCGTTCTTCccaacaaaaaagtaaaatagtttttttttatgttaaaataatatatttaaaaaaaaaaattgaaatattattaaaggAGGATAGGAGACGTGAAGTAAAATTTAAAGTTTATACATTTGTAAATGTATTAGAATGATGTGCGTAATAAGTGACATATAATAACATGGGTGGCTTAACAGGATTTAGAAAAGACATTATTCTTTAGGTCTTGTCCTTTTCTCTTCAACAGCCTTTTTAGAATTTAGAAAAGAGATTACTCTCCATGTTCGCAAGCTTCCGCTGAAATGAAATacatacatcttttttttttttttttttacttatatttcattttgtatgattattttatagataaataaataaaattatatacatgcagatataaatttgatttgtattagattgaattgaaatttatggatattttacaaataaaaaaaattatacaaatgcttatataagttttatttctatcagattaaatttaatattagaTAAGAATCTATTTcaagataataaaaaattaattttttctactaaaaaaaattaaatttttcacttttcaattttGGGTGTGTTCTTATATCTATATTGGACAGAATGGATTCATGAGCACAATtccttataattttaaaatcacccAAACGTGATTCCTCTATCCTTTTGACTGATTCACATTATTGAAACTAATTTATCAGCATGTAAGGTGTAGAAAAAAGTGAATTGTTAAACAAAGGGGCTGCCAAAACCAAATAGTGCTAAAAAAGAAAGATGAGCTAATTAGTCAGCAGAAAAAGCTTTGACGATATTTGTCGTATAATTCTAATACTTGGTCCATACTCCACGTTTGCCCAATacaacacaataaaaaataaaaaataaaacttctttttttgaggaaaaaaaaaaacttttctttaTTAGTTTTGGAACGTCTTTTTGAATACTTCTTAAGAATTTGTTTgactttactttcttttttatggatattttttattcatttggtTGCTTCATTAGGGGAAAGATGACAATTTTAGTGACATCAGAAGTTTGTTTGCCATATTAACTTGACCgtccaaaataattaatttgacCATAAAGTTTTGTAGATAAGCAATTAGACCACTCTCAGCTGCCCGccatcttctttcctttgtttttaaaattcttttagGAGAAAAACACTTCCATATTATTTTTCCCAATATCTTTTGTGACGAGgctgtaaaaaaatattttgtcatATTTAAACTgttaaaatcattcaaaaaaatttgtcaGATGCAATTAAAAATCTGTAAAatcctttttatattattagtacacataaattaaaagaaaaaaatatattgttcaaCTCCTCTCTGtattttaaaagtaattaattcACAATGATATTTTAGTTAGGATTATATATCCAACAAGTAGCCCATGAAATGGCCAAAagtgcaataaaaaaataaaaaaaagatgggTTTTGGATAAAAGAAATTCTTGCCAATGATATTctttgaattctgctctttacccaacgttccgctcattcccaaagtaaaaGTCCAAAACGTCCCTATGCTTGTTAACTTACGTAGCGTGGGTTTAACATGCGCTAGTTATAAGAGAAAcgtaacttaagtcacgctacatGCTGTAATTAGCTCAAGCAGAACCTCATTCTGCCTCATTTTCaaacaacacacacacaaatctcaattttctctcaaattacCCAACTCCAAAATTCCTTGaacttcaaatcaaacaacactccaaCAACAAGAATAAGTAAGCTTTCACTTAAATTATGTTGGTATGAAAGATTTTTTTCActtaatctataattttttaggtttattgttttgttaaaattttattttatttttgcaagaaatGAGAGAATGTTACATGCAAATGACTTATAGTGCTtaattgttatgatgtttaGATACTATGTTAGATTTGTTtagatttagggtttgttttaaaataaaataaaattgcaagatatgatacaatgttacatgcaaatgagtaatattacttaattatttagatgtttgcatgtttatgttgtagttatcatttttagggtttatgtataatttgcactccaagtgtttgataaaatgttggaatgagtttttcattgattgtgtttaatttcttattgtatagatttgaagcaatggccgggtggatcgacgttcatgcagaATTCAACAgtggagaacctcagaggttgaaggttcgatGCCTTgatgtaacgttaagaggtctcaaggatcaactgaatgaattcaaccaaggagtcaaccccatagacacaaggagggtggaatacGTTCGGTATAAATGtacaacgctcgacgaggggagagtatcattcacttgggtggaattaaaaAACGACGAAAACGtaacgagcatgttttgggagcacaacatgttctaGTGGATTGATATGCGGGtgcgttgctgagatcaactgaagatatcataaaaagtttgattccgccagaagatcgtcattagttagggtaatgtgcattccaactatAACTATTGTCTTACATCTGAAAttgggtaattcaaacttgccaaacgacAAGTCCTCAACATTCGCCCaacattcatgtttttcctttgaaaagattaaattcttgttaggctggtttagatgaaggtattgaagtgtaaaggaatgaacctcatttcgttggcacttgaataccatcatctaaagcaagcataacaaaaatttattcttttcataggaaaaacatgaatgtcgggcgaaatgcttgagtcctgttgtttggcGAATTTGAATTTACCCaattcaaaggtaagacaattgttgta containing:
- the LOC11408159 gene encoding photosystem I reaction center subunit XI, chloroplastic — its product is MAAASPMASQLKSSFTRPLVTPRGLCGSSPLHQLPSRRQFNFTVKAIQSEKPNYQVIQPINGDPFIGSLETPVTSSPLVAWYLSNLPGYRTAVNPLLRGIEVGLAHGFFLVGPFVKAGPLRNTEYAGSAGSLAAAGLIVILSICLTIYGVSSFNEGDPSIAPSLTLTGRKKQPDPLQTADGWSKFTGGFFFGGISGVTWAYFLLYVLDLPYFVK